A genomic window from Panthera tigris isolate Pti1 chromosome B4, P.tigris_Pti1_mat1.1, whole genome shotgun sequence includes:
- the MSRB2 gene encoding methionine-R-sulfoxide reductase B2, mitochondrial, whose amino-acid sequence SVSQSLAWSEWRKRLTPERFYITRRKGTDPPFSGIYLNNKESGMDHCVCWDNPLFSSEKKYRSGTGRPSFSEAHGTSGSDERDAGILRGVDTSLGLTRTKVVCKQRQTRLGRVLPDGRGPSGQRFCINSVALKFKPRKYWLSPGVPSPRHCFIYTLSCHRSYE is encoded by the exons AGCGTGAGCCAGTCCCTCGCCTGGAGCGAGTGGCGAAAGAGGCTGACTCCAGAGCGGTTCTACATCACGAGGCGAAAGGGAACCGACCCG CCTTTCAGTGGGATCTACCTGAATAACAAGGAATCAGGAATGGATCACTGCGTGTGCTGGGACAACCCACTCTTCAG TTCCGAGAAAAAGTACCGCTCCGGCACCGGACGGCCTTCGTTTTCTGAGGCTCACGGGACGTCTGGTTCCGATGAAAGGGACGCGGGGATCCTGAGAGGCGTGGACACCTCGTTAGGATTAACTCGCACCAAGGTTGTCTGCAA acagagacaga CCCGTCTTGGCCGCGTGCTTCCTGATGGACGTGGGCCTAGTGGGCAGAGGTTTTGCATCAACAGTGTGGCACTGAAGTTCAAACCAAGGAAATACTGGCTGTCTCCAGGGGTCCCCTCCCCTCGCCACTGCTTCATTTACACCCTCAGTTGTCACCGCTCGTATGAATGA